One Priestia filamentosa genomic window, CCACGTTTTGATACATTTCAGAGTCAGCAAGTTCGGGAACCGCGGTAGATTCTGATTGTTCAACTCGCGCTTCTTCCTTTCGGATAGTATCTTTCATCTCTTTAATCTCTTGAATTTTACGCTTGCCGATAATCACTTCTTCCACAACTACAGGTCTTTTGGTTACTTCAATTCGTTCCTCCATAATCGGAATACGAATGATCTCATTCTCTGTCAATGGGCTGCCATCGTGCTGACCGTCTACGACTGGGCGGCGTTCTACATAGGCTTCCTCACGGATAACTGGAACTTGGATAGTTCTTTGTTCTTCTACAATTTCCTTACGAAGTTGTACTCCCCCAGTCTGAACAAGTTCTTTCCTTACATCAAGTTGTTCTTCGCGAAGTTGCACTGCCTTATGCTCCTCTGTCTCATATGGAGCCTCCCTAACCGTGGTATATGAAGGAATTGTTTGAGTTTTATCCACATCAATTAAGACAAGGATTTTCCCTTGATCTACATCCGTTTCACACTGTTTCGCGGTAAAATCTTGAATGCCCATTCTAACAAGTTTTGAAGTTAGACCCCCAGCCTGTGTTTTAGTCATTCCACCTGTCATCATGGTAAGAAAGCTGTCCATCATGACACCTGCCAACGAACTTATAGCCGGTGTGCCGGCCTCTATCATTACATCAGTTTCGGCTCTTAACCGCAGAGTATTATACCTATCCTTTGCTACTACTATTATATCTGTCTCACGATACCCTTGACGTTTTAACCCCTTAATTGCATGTATTACTTCTTGCTCCGAATAAAAGGTACCCACAACTCGTTTTCTTATGCCCATTATCCCATCCCCTTAAAATTTAATTAAACGCAAACTATCACTTACATTTAATTCCACTTTCTTTATGTATATTATGTACCCAGCAGTTTTTTATTTAAAACCCGATAAGAGTGACTGTGTATATAATACCTAAATTCTAAAAGGTAGAAGAATAAGGGTTTTTGAAAATGGTTTAAATTACGGAAATACCTTTATCACATATTTATTTCTAGTAAGAATAAATGATAAAATTTATTTTTTAATAAATAAGGTTTTGATTTTACATATATAATATACATACTAAAAAAGAAAAAACTCCTAGCGCTTTTATAAAATAGGAGTCTTTTCTTTGAGGAGGATAATTGTTCTTTTTATTTATCAAAAAACATGGATTTATGAAGTGTTTTTAATCAGATTTCATTACAAAGCTACATCTAGAAAGTAGTATGTATTTACAGCAGAATCGAAGAAGCAACCTTGAAATGTTTTTCTCTAACAATTATACAGGAATACTAGTTTCTTGGATCTACATAATCCGGATAATCCGTAATTATTGCGTCAACTCCCACATCTAATAAAAAATCCGCGGCTTCTTGACTACGTACTGTCCATGATCCAATTTTCATACCAAGGGAGTGAACTTGATTTACTAAATCTTCAGTAACAATTCCATAGCTTGGGTTAAAATAATCAGCATAAGTTAAAAATTCTTGTAAGGCTTGTTCTGTTGCGTCTGCTCTTGAAGATGTTAAAACGCCAATTGGAACTTTGGGAAGAAGCTCATTCATTTTTTTCATTGATTCATGATTAAATGATTGGACAATTATTTTTTCATTTTGTGGTTTATCAAGATTTCGTTCTTTTAATTCTTTAGCTACATTTTCTTCAATTCCAGGATAAAGTTCTGGAGCTTTTAATTCTATTAATATTCCAATTCTCCCATGGTAACGATCAAGTATCTCATCAAATGTTGGAATTTGTGCCCCGGCAAATTGCTCACCTTTCCAGCTACCTGCATCTAGGTTTCTTAGTTCTTTAAACGTGAAATTTCCAACCTTTCCAGATCCATCCGTTGTACGATCAACGGTCGTATCA contains:
- a CDS encoding glycerophosphodiester phosphodiesterase encodes the protein MNKKLLAGAGLAFTLLFSPLSQAFAGETTGDLRKVDNVAHRGASAYAPENTIAAFDKAVEMKADYIEIDVQRSKDGKLVLIHDTTVDRTTDGSGKVGNFTFKELRNLDAGSWKGEQFAGAQIPTFDEILDRYHGRIGILIELKAPELYPGIEENVAKELKERNLDKPQNEKIIVQSFNHESMKKMNELLPKVPIGVLTSSRADATEQALQEFLTYADYFNPSYGIVTEDLVNQVHSLGMKIGSWTVRSQEAADFLLDVGVDAIITDYPDYVDPRN
- a CDS encoding YsnF/AvaK domain-containing protein, with product MGIRKRVVGTFYSEQEVIHAIKGLKRQGYRETDIIVVAKDRYNTLRLRAETDVMIEAGTPAISSLAGVMMDSFLTMMTGGMTKTQAGGLTSKLVRMGIQDFTAKQCETDVDQGKILVLIDVDKTQTIPSYTTVREAPYETEEHKAVQLREEQLDVRKELVQTGGVQLRKEIVEEQRTIQVPVIREEAYVERRPVVDGQHDGSPLTENEIIRIPIMEERIEVTKRPVVVEEVIIGKRKIQEIKEMKDTIRKEEARVEQSESTAVPELADSEMYQNVAKSVDQSQQEAATALAPKAPKEEKVTLSTNNKKREAHLKVKTSPVIEELEKVADSIDDQKPDNQVKDTDITASEKEENNKNSTNKKKK